In a single window of the Bacillales bacterium genome:
- a CDS encoding enoyl-CoA hydratase-related protein, with product MAKVTFQSEKHLGIVTIDSPPVNALDRQVLSELAEVLDEIDEKVHAVIVTGAGGKAFVAGADIKEFPELKGEEGVELCQRGQQIFGKLAGLPQPTIAAIDGYALGGGLELALACDFRVASAKSMLGLPETSLGVIPGYGGTQRLARLIGTGKAKRMIFTAEPVQAEEALRIGLIERLVEEDALAAAKEEAANILKRGPLAVRAAKRAVDSGLALPLTEGLALEAEQFGRLFDSEDKNEGVAAFMEKRAPQFRGK from the coding sequence ATGGCGAAAGTGACGTTTCAATCGGAAAAACACCTAGGCATCGTTACGATCGACTCACCTCCGGTAAATGCTTTGGACCGACAAGTGTTGTCGGAATTGGCGGAGGTGCTCGACGAAATCGATGAGAAAGTCCATGCAGTGATCGTAACCGGAGCAGGCGGGAAAGCTTTCGTCGCTGGTGCCGACATTAAAGAATTTCCCGAGTTGAAAGGGGAAGAAGGCGTCGAATTATGCCAGAGAGGTCAACAAATTTTTGGAAAATTGGCCGGGTTGCCGCAGCCGACGATCGCCGCGATTGACGGTTACGCACTCGGAGGCGGATTAGAGTTAGCGCTCGCATGCGACTTCAGAGTCGCATCAGCGAAGTCGATGCTCGGCTTGCCGGAAACGTCTCTCGGTGTCATTCCCGGTTACGGGGGGACACAGCGGCTGGCGCGCCTGATCGGAACCGGAAAAGCGAAGCGGATGATTTTCACCGCCGAACCGGTGCAAGCGGAAGAAGCGCTGCGCATCGGCCTTATCGAACGATTGGTTGAGGAAGATGCGCTCGCGGCAGCGAAGGAAGAGGCGGCGAATATATTGAAACGCGGGCCGCTTGCGGTACGAGCTGCGAAACGAGCTGTCGACAGCGGATTGGCGTTGCCGTTGACGGAAGGGTTAGCGTTGGAAGCGGAGCAGTTCGGCCGCCTGTTCGATTCGGAGGATAAGAATGAAGGTGTTGCTGCTTTTATGGAAAAGCGGGCGCCGCAATTTCGCGGGAAATAA
- the queD gene encoding 6-carboxytetrahydropterin synthase QueD: MNFQIPKHIEQLGRDIQEHELKYHNKRVAVTKSFTFDSAHHLHAYEGKCKSLHGHTYRLVVTISGFVDENGFAVDFADIKQLYKKTIESRLDHRYLNEVLPNMNTTAENMIVWIWEQLAEGLRDAFGHDRGLRLEELILYETPTSYATLRREWMDHAD, from the coding sequence ATGAATTTCCAGATTCCGAAACATATAGAACAATTGGGCCGAGACATTCAAGAACATGAGCTTAAATATCATAACAAAAGAGTGGCGGTCACAAAGTCGTTCACGTTTGATTCCGCTCACCATCTTCATGCTTATGAAGGCAAGTGCAAAAGTTTGCACGGACATACGTACCGGCTCGTAGTGACGATCAGCGGATTTGTCGACGAGAACGGGTTTGCCGTTGATTTTGCGGACATTAAACAATTGTATAAAAAAACGATCGAATCCCGGCTCGATCACCGCTATTTGAACGAAGTGCTTCCAAACATGAATACGACGGCGGAAAACATGATCGTCTGGATTTGGGAACAGCTCGCGGAAGGTTTGCGCGACGCTTTCGGACATGACAGGGGCCTTCGGCTCGAAGAACTCATTTTGTATGAAACACCGACGAGTTATGCCACGTTGAGGCGGGAGTGGATGGACCATGCCGATTAA
- the queC gene encoding 7-cyano-7-deazaguanine synthase QueC codes for MSKKAVMVLSGGLDSTTCMGIAKEQGYELYPITFQYGQRHDREVEQAKKIAVHFGAKDHRIVDVGFFAEIGGSALTDASIAVRKDGAGDDIPSTYVPARNMIFLSLASAYAEVIGAEKVFIGVSAVDYSGYPDCRPEFIESMESTVRLATKAGVTGKAIEIETPLIRLTKKETVEIGLRLKVPYHLTTSCYLGGDEACGECDSCRLRIKGFREAGGIDPIPYAVDVEWQ; via the coding sequence ATGAGCAAAAAAGCCGTCATGGTGCTCAGCGGAGGATTGGACAGCACGACTTGCATGGGCATTGCGAAAGAACAAGGATACGAGTTGTACCCGATAACGTTTCAATACGGCCAAAGGCATGATCGCGAAGTGGAGCAGGCGAAAAAGATTGCCGTGCACTTCGGTGCAAAGGATCACCGCATCGTTGACGTCGGCTTTTTCGCCGAAATCGGGGGAAGCGCGTTGACCGATGCGTCGATCGCCGTAAGGAAAGACGGTGCTGGAGACGACATCCCATCGACGTATGTACCGGCGCGTAATATGATCTTTTTGTCGCTGGCGAGCGCCTATGCGGAAGTGATCGGTGCGGAAAAAGTGTTCATCGGCGTTTCCGCCGTCGACTACAGCGGGTACCCGGATTGCCGTCCGGAATTTATCGAAAGTATGGAAAGCACCGTCCGTTTGGCGACGAAAGCGGGTGTGACTGGGAAAGCGATTGAAATCGAAACGCCTTTGATCCGATTGACGAAGAAAGAGACGGTGGAAATCGGCCTTCGTCTCAAAGTTCCGTACCATTTGACGACATCCTGTTACTTGGGAGGAGATGAAGCGTGCGGGGAATGCGACAGCTGCCGGCTGCGGATCAAAGGGTTTAGGGAAGCGGGAGGAATCGATCCGATTCCTTACGCCGTTGATGTCGAATGGCAATGA
- a CDS encoding DUF3891 family protein, which produces MIVREDGVFFGLIRQHDHGLLSGEIAARWGNEHFSSPGHSMIIAASLHDLSWIEADEQILWDEAAERPHDFVSLPNEHRLPMYEKGLQLTEQLNPFGGLLVSKHYCSFLNDNENAETDRFLQNERNRQQRLTERFSESALDRDLLQLQCWDNLSLYVCMHRPGCSKDEEIDWFKNGIRCPKKSGEDVWINVKWLNERTISLDPFPFQESWSTTVPYTRMRKSLGRNDPDLRNIMHRRIRFSPNDAGGGC; this is translated from the coding sequence TTGATTGTACGGGAAGATGGGGTTTTCTTCGGTCTGATCCGCCAGCATGATCATGGACTGCTGTCCGGGGAAATCGCCGCCCGCTGGGGGAACGAACACTTTTCATCGCCGGGACATTCAATGATTATCGCCGCGTCACTTCACGATTTAAGCTGGATCGAAGCCGACGAGCAAATCTTGTGGGACGAGGCCGCCGAACGTCCACATGATTTCGTATCGCTTCCGAATGAGCATCGCCTCCCTATGTACGAAAAGGGTTTACAATTGACGGAGCAACTGAATCCGTTCGGAGGGCTGCTCGTGTCCAAGCATTACTGTTCGTTCTTGAACGATAACGAAAATGCCGAAACGGACCGTTTCTTGCAAAACGAGCGGAATCGGCAACAACGGCTCACGGAGCGTTTTTCCGAGTCAGCGCTTGACCGCGATTTGCTTCAACTGCAATGTTGGGATAATTTGTCTTTATATGTATGTATGCACCGGCCCGGTTGTTCAAAAGACGAGGAAATCGATTGGTTCAAGAACGGCATTCGTTGTCCGAAAAAATCGGGAGAAGATGTATGGATTAACGTTAAGTGGCTCAATGAACGAACGATTTCGTTAGATCCGTTTCCTTTCCAGGAGAGTTGGTCCACGACGGTCCCTTATACGCGGATGCGAAAATCGCTCGGACGCAACGATCCCGATTTAAGGAACATCATGCATCGCCGCATCCGTTTCAGTCCGAATGACGCAGGCGGCGGCTGTTGA
- a CDS encoding betaine/proline/choline family ABC transporter ATP-binding protein, giving the protein MITFENVGKVYDDGTEALKNINFTVEEGELLTLIGPSGCGKTTTMKMINRLIEPTSGSICINGENIADKNPVDLRRNTGYVIQQIGLLPHMTIAENVALVPKLKKWPKAKYEKRIDELLDLVGLDPSTYRTRYPSELSGGQQQRIGVIRALAGEPPVILMDEPFSALDPISREQLQDELTRLQQEIHKTIVFVTHDMDEAIKIADRIAIMKDGEIVQIDGSDNILRRPANAFVREFIGEDRLNGDSMTPNAASLMMKRVVTARPTRGLAEGLELMKAYSVDSLYVSDKDHQFLGVVYLDVLRNHYHDENKRLRDIMDTDVASVASAADYSEVAQIFSDLRVRTIPVVDDGRLTGIITRSSMMRGLAGDNPLSGQTGGGDGE; this is encoded by the coding sequence ATGATCACATTTGAGAACGTTGGAAAAGTTTACGACGACGGCACCGAGGCATTGAAGAACATCAACTTCACGGTGGAAGAGGGTGAATTGTTGACGTTGATCGGGCCCTCGGGATGCGGAAAAACAACGACGATGAAGATGATTAATCGATTGATCGAACCGACGAGCGGCTCAATCTGCATAAACGGGGAAAACATCGCGGACAAAAATCCGGTCGACTTGCGGAGAAACACCGGTTACGTCATTCAACAAATCGGATTGCTTCCCCATATGACGATCGCCGAGAACGTAGCACTCGTTCCAAAGTTGAAAAAATGGCCGAAAGCGAAATACGAGAAACGGATCGACGAGCTGCTTGACCTCGTAGGACTCGATCCGTCCACTTACCGCACGAGATACCCTTCAGAGCTGAGCGGGGGTCAGCAACAGCGCATTGGTGTCATCCGTGCGCTGGCAGGCGAACCTCCCGTCATATTAATGGATGAACCTTTCAGTGCGCTTGATCCGATCAGCCGCGAACAACTCCAAGATGAATTAACTCGTCTACAGCAGGAAATCCACAAAACAATCGTGTTCGTCACGCACGATATGGACGAAGCGATCAAAATCGCTGATCGTATCGCAATCATGAAGGACGGCGAAATCGTACAAATCGACGGGTCTGACAATATTTTGCGCCGTCCGGCGAATGCATTCGTCCGCGAATTTATCGGCGAAGACCGTTTGAACGGCGACTCGATGACGCCGAACGCGGCTTCGTTAATGATGAAGCGGGTCGTTACGGCCAGACCGACGCGAGGGCTTGCGGAAGGATTGGAATTGATGAAAGCCTACAGTGTCGACAGTTTGTATGTCAGTGACAAGGACCATCAGTTTTTGGGCGTCGTGTACCTCGATGTGCTCCGAAACCATTATCATGACGAGAATAAGAGATTGCGAGACATCATGGATACGGATGTCGCTTCTGTTGCGTCGGCTGCCGATTACTCGGAAGTAGCGCAAATCTTTTCCGACCTCCGGGTTCGAACGATTCCGGTTGTAGATGACGGGCGTTTAACCGGGATCATCACTCGGTCGAGCATGATGCGGGGCCTTGCGGGCGACAATCCGCTTTCCGGACAGACGGGAGGTGGGGACGGTGAATGA
- a CDS encoding peptidase M4, whose translation MNWKKSLLAAGIGIIGGFVLREGLEKGTITPEKALKSVKKTVGQKFAIDGSWVHMRPEHLIRNGLDFSAYRGGVTVSDDKQVKHYNFIVDAKTGTVLDFTEDEV comes from the coding sequence ATGAATTGGAAAAAATCGCTGCTCGCTGCCGGCATCGGAATCATCGGCGGCTTTGTTTTGCGGGAAGGTTTGGAAAAAGGAACGATCACCCCGGAAAAAGCATTGAAAAGCGTCAAAAAAACCGTCGGCCAAAAGTTCGCCATCGACGGCTCTTGGGTACATATGCGACCCGAGCATTTGATTCGAAACGGACTGGATTTTTCCGCCTACCGCGGAGGCGTTACCGTTTCCGACGACAAACAAGTGAAACATTACAACTTTATCGTCGACGCCAAAACCGGCACCGTTCTCGATTTCACCGAAGATGAAGTATAA
- a CDS encoding glycine betaine ABC transporter substrate-binding protein translates to MKKWFVFLTALALLLSACSNSVSNNKTGDGEAANTNETGSGTEGSHEPIVISGKPWTEQRILPYILADYIKAKTDYPVKVHANVGETNVLHEAITQGSIDMYVEYTGTGYLAVLKKEFKPEQTPQEIYDITKKAYEDNFQLTWLAPLGFENTYSITVRKETKEKYGIEKASDLTKISDQLVFGGPATFFGRPDGYDYMVDSYDYHFKKHVSLKPGLMYKALDAGQVDVIPAFTTDGRIDKLNLVTTEDDHNIFPPYFAAPVVRMDTLKAYPKLDDVVNELKGKISEQEMRKMNAAVDIDHKRPKEVAKQFLQDQGLIK, encoded by the coding sequence ATGAAGAAATGGTTTGTTTTCCTTACTGCATTGGCGCTCTTGTTATCGGCATGCAGCAACTCGGTCAGCAACAATAAGACGGGAGACGGCGAGGCTGCGAACACGAATGAAACGGGCAGCGGAACTGAGGGATCGCATGAGCCGATCGTCATTTCCGGCAAACCGTGGACGGAACAACGGATTTTGCCGTATATTTTGGCTGATTACATTAAAGCGAAAACGGATTATCCCGTGAAGGTGCACGCAAACGTCGGCGAAACGAACGTGTTGCATGAAGCGATTACCCAAGGCTCGATTGACATGTACGTCGAGTATACGGGTACGGGCTATTTGGCGGTGTTGAAAAAGGAGTTTAAGCCGGAACAGACCCCGCAAGAAATTTACGACATCACGAAAAAAGCGTACGAAGACAACTTCCAGTTAACATGGTTGGCGCCGCTCGGCTTTGAAAATACGTATTCGATCACCGTTCGCAAAGAAACGAAAGAGAAATACGGCATCGAAAAAGCTTCGGACTTGACGAAGATTTCCGATCAGCTCGTGTTCGGCGGACCGGCAACGTTTTTCGGACGTCCAGACGGTTACGATTATATGGTAGATTCGTACGACTATCACTTCAAAAAGCACGTAAGTCTGAAACCGGGATTGATGTACAAGGCGTTGGATGCAGGCCAAGTTGACGTCATTCCTGCGTTTACGACGGATGGACGTATCGACAAACTGAACTTAGTAACGACGGAGGATGACCATAACATCTTTCCGCCATATTTTGCCGCTCCCGTAGTGCGGATGGATACGTTGAAAGCCTATCCGAAATTGGATGACGTCGTCAATGAACTGAAAGGGAAAATTTCTGAACAAGAAATGCGGAAAATGAATGCCGCCGTAGACATTGATCACAAACGGCCGAAAGAAGTGGCGAAGCAGTTTTTGCAAGATCAAGGGTTGATCAAATAA
- a CDS encoding ABC transporter permease has product MLLHTFIERRHEIWVLLGQHLYMSLFAIIAATVISVPLGVFLSRKRELAEPIITVTALFQTIPSIALLGFMITIPILGIGKDSAIVALTIYALLPILRNTYTGLIGVDESVVEAGRGMGMTNNQILFKIRFRLALPVIMAGLRTSTVITIGVTTLAAFIGAGGLGTLINIGIGMMRKDLILAGAIPSALLALIFDGVLRWIEKLATPRGLRK; this is encoded by the coding sequence ATGCTGCTGCATACGTTCATTGAAAGAAGACACGAGATTTGGGTGTTGCTCGGGCAGCATTTGTACATGTCCTTGTTTGCGATTATCGCCGCGACGGTGATTTCCGTGCCTCTCGGTGTGTTTCTTTCGAGAAAACGTGAATTGGCCGAACCGATCATTACGGTGACCGCGCTGTTTCAAACGATTCCGAGCATTGCGCTTCTCGGTTTCATGATTACGATTCCGATCCTCGGCATCGGGAAAGATTCCGCCATCGTCGCTTTGACGATTTACGCCTTGCTGCCAATTTTGCGAAATACATACACCGGTCTCATCGGTGTCGACGAATCGGTTGTTGAAGCCGGCAGAGGCATGGGGATGACGAACAATCAAATTTTATTCAAAATTCGTTTTCGCTTGGCGTTACCGGTCATTATGGCCGGATTGCGAACATCGACGGTCATTACGATCGGAGTTACGACATTGGCGGCGTTTATCGGTGCCGGCGGTCTCGGCACGCTTATTAATATCGGCATCGGCATGATGCGAAAAGACTTGATTTTGGCCGGGGCAATCCCTTCGGCGCTTTTGGCGCTCATTTTTGACGGTGTTTTGCGATGGATCGAGAAATTAGCGACTCCCCGCGGACTAAGAAAATAA
- the trmB gene encoding tRNA (guanosine(46)-N7)-methyltransferase TrmB: MRLRNKPWAKEKLEQYPQVVIQRPEGLKGSWAASFFPDAPVHVEIGTGKGQFLCGMAQKHPDVLFVGIERMQSVIVSALDKTLETDAGNIKLVNRNAADLESFFDESEVERIYLNFSDPWPKNRHEKRRLTYRTFLEKFERVLTAKGEIHLKTDNAGFFEYSLQSMEQYGMNLLSVDWDVHENDVGDNVMTEYEEKFSRRGQKIMRGIARF, translated from the coding sequence ATGAGATTGCGCAACAAGCCTTGGGCCAAGGAGAAACTTGAGCAATATCCACAAGTTGTTATCCAACGACCGGAAGGTTTGAAAGGATCTTGGGCGGCATCTTTCTTTCCGGACGCGCCCGTCCACGTCGAAATCGGGACGGGGAAAGGGCAGTTTTTGTGTGGGATGGCTCAAAAACATCCGGACGTTTTGTTCGTCGGTATCGAACGGATGCAAAGTGTGATCGTTTCGGCTCTCGACAAAACATTGGAAACGGATGCCGGCAATATTAAATTGGTCAACCGCAACGCCGCCGATCTCGAAAGCTTTTTTGACGAAAGCGAAGTCGAACGGATATACTTGAATTTTTCCGATCCTTGGCCGAAAAACCGCCATGAAAAACGGAGGCTCACTTACCGAACATTTCTCGAGAAATTCGAGCGGGTATTGACGGCGAAAGGAGAAATTCACTTGAAAACCGACAATGCCGGCTTTTTCGAGTATTCCCTGCAAAGCATGGAACAATACGGCATGAATCTTCTCTCCGTTGATTGGGATGTGCACGAAAACGATGTCGGGGACAACGTGATGACCGAATACGAGGAAAAATTTTCCCGCCGCGGCCAGAAGATCATGCGCGGCATCGCCCGCTTTTGA
- a CDS encoding nuclease-related domain-containing protein, with the protein MAQLIKLDNYISRYETDIYGYPGRFIQIKKQRWETMKKARETEQAADTAASQDEWKTEFAEDVFFFQLRWASSTLQMKSDLSRQYRLDRWLKFFLTRFPDNYLILYKPVFQIQKAEVELDILMLSPVTLWCITLLESRDGTVFQGRSGRFWRTIENGKVTQTLNPLIANLRMYRLVTDWLKRTDGDVLPVRRALLSPSSFIEYPDAPGDVDLIDRTKARVWYEEQRKWKTPLKYVQLKTADRLLRRCQTVADER; encoded by the coding sequence ATGGCGCAGCTCATCAAATTGGACAATTACATTTCACGTTATGAAACCGATATTTACGGCTATCCCGGCCGTTTCATTCAAATAAAAAAACAGCGATGGGAAACGATGAAGAAAGCCCGTGAAACGGAACAGGCCGCCGACACAGCCGCATCGCAGGACGAATGGAAAACCGAATTCGCGGAAGACGTGTTTTTCTTTCAACTTCGCTGGGCGAGTTCGACCTTGCAGATGAAATCCGATCTGTCCAGACAATATCGACTCGACCGCTGGTTGAAATTTTTCCTCACGCGATTTCCAGACAATTATCTCATTTTATATAAACCGGTGTTTCAAATCCAAAAAGCGGAAGTGGAACTTGACATCCTTATGCTCAGTCCAGTGACGCTCTGGTGTATAACGTTGCTGGAAAGCCGGGACGGCACCGTTTTTCAAGGCCGGTCCGGCCGTTTTTGGCGTACGATTGAGAATGGGAAAGTGACTCAGACGTTGAATCCGTTAATCGCTAATTTGCGAATGTATCGGTTAGTGACGGATTGGCTGAAAAGAACCGACGGTGACGTGCTGCCGGTGCGAAGAGCGTTGTTGTCGCCTTCCTCGTTCATTGAGTACCCGGATGCCCCGGGGGACGTAGATTTAATCGATCGGACGAAAGCGCGAGTTTGGTATGAAGAACAAAGAAAATGGAAGACGCCGTTGAAATACGTGCAATTGAAGACGGCCGACCGGCTGTTGCGCAGATGCCAGACAGTTGCCGATGAAAGGTAA
- a CDS encoding phosphotransferase family protein: MLDILGNEWNIKPAGGQTGEAYIARSGGRKLFLKRNSSPFLAVLSVEGIVPKLLWTKRLENGDVITAQRWLNGRELHENEMKSGAVVDLLKKIHRSDALLAMLKRLGKQPVTPQAVLAELESRMRIGNMIGGQAAGEAYSFLADNVDKVESGEKVVCHCDVNHNNWLLSENGDLYLIDWDNAMIADPALDLGPLLYEYVAKSEWRSWLGRYGHELTGDFLLRMHWYATAQAAKFMIWHAGRKESRQAEKLRIRLVRLNRDAAFYLQQL; this comes from the coding sequence TTGCTGGACATACTAGGAAACGAATGGAACATCAAACCTGCTGGTGGCCAGACCGGGGAAGCTTACATAGCCCGGTCCGGTGGCCGGAAACTCTTTTTAAAAAGAAATTCATCACCTTTTCTTGCCGTCTTATCGGTCGAAGGCATCGTGCCTAAGCTGTTATGGACGAAAAGGCTTGAAAACGGAGATGTTATAACAGCGCAGCGATGGCTGAACGGCAGGGAACTTCATGAAAATGAAATGAAGAGCGGAGCGGTCGTTGATCTTTTGAAAAAAATACATCGATCTGATGCGTTGCTGGCCATGTTAAAAAGACTCGGCAAACAACCGGTTACGCCGCAAGCAGTTCTTGCTGAACTGGAAAGTCGTATGCGAATCGGAAATATGATCGGCGGTCAAGCTGCAGGGGAAGCTTATTCATTTCTCGCGGACAACGTCGACAAGGTCGAAAGCGGAGAGAAAGTCGTGTGCCATTGCGATGTGAATCACAACAATTGGCTGTTAAGCGAAAACGGCGATTTGTATTTAATCGACTGGGACAATGCGATGATCGCGGATCCGGCATTGGACTTAGGACCGCTTTTGTACGAATACGTTGCGAAGAGCGAATGGCGTTCTTGGTTGGGGCGATACGGGCACGAGCTGACCGGAGATTTTCTGCTGCGCATGCATTGGTATGCGACGGCTCAAGCGGCGAAATTCATGATTTGGCATGCTGGAAGAAAAGAAAGCCGCCAGGCGGAAAAGCTTCGAATTCGCCTCGTTCGTCTGAATCGGGACGCGGCTTTTTATCTTCAACAGCTGTAA
- a CDS encoding GGDEF domain-containing protein yields MVSVPVRKPQVMCITIAWTAFVLFSMMHGLLGQAAVYGVSSAAVGAAGVVCVFLSRRADQLDNRMFWVLLAVGNFLFALGEGVCSLRLLATDAPLPFPSFFDSLYLSLPLFYSAGLIYKFYKNYGPRLSVLVIADLLITILVLITFGWYNYLIPYTLNFEATLNVSLLSVLHLLFGFGLVFFLLINGLFYKKTFEHVHYPMFFTAILIFALSDIGYLVFAMNGSPRLSWCILAWPVFALMAASSGFYRMKEQKKAAKLPLLKKIAVMLPYLGVFLVLYVMIDIKEKVTPVYVSAMGAVILVFFRYMLTVFQNSKLVLQLRQANEGLETVVRERTEELETALNKIEMQAHYDALTHLPNRVKLEEKFQDFLDHAKQGGTRFAVLFLDLDRFKMINDTLGHQTGDDFLRCVGERLKGMEEIEMASRLGGDEFILVTKTGDDMFFRRTAERIVYDISRRFNVRDHELYTTTSVGVSIFPDDGDDKETLIRNADFAMYKAKSSGKNTFRFYSQNAQGLPEIKEPLETMSREAAESDERPFNASSCVIELDAFRKG; encoded by the coding sequence ATGGTGTCCGTACCCGTTCGAAAACCACAGGTGATGTGCATCACGATAGCATGGACTGCGTTCGTGTTGTTCAGTATGATGCACGGTTTGCTCGGACAAGCGGCTGTGTACGGTGTTTCTTCGGCTGCAGTCGGGGCTGCAGGTGTCGTTTGCGTCTTCCTCTCGCGACGGGCGGACCAGTTGGACAACCGCATGTTTTGGGTGCTGTTGGCCGTCGGAAATTTTTTGTTTGCTTTAGGTGAGGGCGTCTGTTCGCTCCGGTTGTTGGCGACGGATGCACCGCTGCCGTTCCCGAGCTTTTTCGACAGCTTGTACTTAAGCTTGCCGTTGTTTTATTCTGCCGGGTTGATTTACAAATTTTATAAAAATTACGGACCGCGATTGTCGGTGCTCGTTATCGCTGATCTTCTCATCACCATCCTCGTGTTAATCACGTTCGGGTGGTACAATTATTTGATTCCATATACGCTTAATTTCGAGGCTACCTTGAACGTTTCGCTGCTGTCTGTCCTTCATTTGCTGTTCGGGTTCGGCCTCGTGTTTTTCTTGCTGATCAACGGGCTTTTTTACAAAAAAACCTTTGAACACGTGCATTATCCGATGTTTTTCACGGCTATCCTCATCTTTGCCTTGAGCGACATCGGTTATTTGGTTTTCGCGATGAACGGATCACCGCGGTTAAGCTGGTGCATCCTTGCTTGGCCGGTATTCGCCTTGATGGCTGCCAGTTCGGGTTTTTATCGCATGAAAGAACAAAAGAAAGCGGCGAAGTTGCCGCTGTTAAAAAAAATCGCCGTCATGCTGCCTTATTTAGGGGTATTTCTCGTATTGTATGTGATGATTGATATCAAAGAAAAAGTCACTCCTGTGTATGTTTCGGCCATGGGCGCGGTTATTCTCGTGTTTTTCCGCTATATGCTTACTGTCTTTCAAAACAGCAAACTCGTCTTGCAGCTTCGCCAAGCAAACGAAGGGCTGGAGACGGTCGTCCGGGAGCGTACGGAAGAATTGGAAACCGCATTAAACAAAATTGAAATGCAGGCGCATTATGACGCTCTTACGCATTTACCGAACCGTGTGAAGCTGGAGGAAAAGTTTCAAGATTTTCTTGATCACGCGAAACAAGGCGGAACCCGATTTGCCGTTTTGTTTCTCGATCTCGACCGTTTTAAAATGATCAACGATACGCTTGGCCATCAGACAGGCGACGACTTTCTTCGTTGCGTCGGCGAACGGCTCAAAGGGATGGAAGAAATCGAAATGGCGAGCCGCCTTGGCGGTGACGAATTCATTCTCGTCACGAAGACCGGCGACGATATGTTTTTTCGCCGCACCGCCGAACGTATCGTTTATGACATTTCCCGCCGCTTCAATGTGCGGGACCATGAATTGTATACTACGACGAGCGTCGGGGTCAGCATTTTTCCGGACGACGGCGACGACAAGGAAACGTTGATTCGGAATGCCGATTTTGCCATGTATAAAGCGAAATCGTCGGGGAAAAACACGTTCCGGTTTTATTCACAAAACGCTCAAGGTTTACCGGAAATAAAGGAGCCTCTTGAAACGATGTCCCGAGAGGCAGCAGAATCGGACGAACGTCCTTTCAATGCAAGCTCGTGTGTCATTGAACTTGACGCCTTCCGAAAAGGATAA
- a CDS encoding radical SAM protein: MPIKADRWTLPDRNTYRQWTLPMVEIFETVEGEGTEAGYPTVFVRAFHCNLRCKWCDTPYSYAPAKPEFEASIAEIVDRIKRYASRRICFTGGEPLIHREKSAALIEEMTKLEHVCDIHIETNGAIDLQPFAVMREENERWREKVRFVTDYKLPASGEMDKMIDDNFDVLTNRDEIKFVIGSDEDFESAVNVIERYHKQGKLLFSPVWETMKPKALVEKILERPLPDVKVNMQLHKVIWHPDQRGV; this comes from the coding sequence ATGCCGATTAAGGCGGACCGTTGGACGTTGCCGGATCGCAACACGTACAGGCAATGGACGCTGCCGATGGTCGAGATTTTCGAAACGGTCGAAGGGGAAGGGACTGAAGCCGGGTATCCGACTGTATTTGTGCGCGCCTTTCATTGCAATTTGCGGTGCAAATGGTGCGACACGCCGTACAGTTATGCTCCGGCAAAACCTGAATTTGAAGCTTCGATCGCAGAAATTGTCGATCGCATCAAGCGATATGCAAGCCGTCGAATTTGCTTTACGGGCGGAGAACCGTTGATTCACCGCGAGAAATCGGCTGCGCTTATTGAAGAGATGACAAAGTTGGAGCACGTTTGCGACATTCATATTGAGACGAACGGGGCGATTGATTTGCAGCCGTTTGCGGTGATGCGGGAAGAGAATGAACGATGGCGCGAGAAGGTTCGGTTCGTCACGGATTACAAGCTGCCGGCTTCCGGTGAAATGGACAAGATGATTGATGACAATTTCGATGTCCTCACAAACCGGGATGAGATTAAATTTGTCATCGGCAGCGACGAAGATTTCGAATCGGCCGTCAATGTAATCGAACGGTATCATAAACAAGGAAAACTTCTGTTCAGCCCGGTGTGGGAAACAATGAAACCGAAAGCGCTCGTTGAAAAAATATTGGAAAGACCGTTGCCCGATGTCAAAGTGAACATGCAGCTGCACAAAGTCATCTGGCACCCGGATCAAAGAGGGGTTTAA